In Ochotona princeps isolate mOchPri1 unplaced genomic scaffold, mOchPri1.hap1 HAP1_SCAFFOLD_129, whole genome shotgun sequence, one DNA window encodes the following:
- the RBFA gene encoding putative ribosome-binding factor A, mitochondrial: protein MSLTLPMAEDRGHALSCRSRPQPPPLRTLFGPRPRSRADAISAAPAWAPGVSGMWAPGRGLWDLGPGLRALLGRYDGFPGPARGVCVTAVCCGSKNLLKKFASKAKKKFWYDGPSLGSHLTHKPSRLEALMGRTPRKAQKEDHVRLRALNGLLHKALADLLCTPEVSQEVCDLNVELSKVSVSADLSACRVYWKASLCTTQNQRTAAILQRSAAHVRHLLLAQQTLQNVPPIVFIQDKKSAVLAKVDELLAVADFGSTGGRDDAMQEDLRDSDSPSYCDTAAPTMPWNLCGIDHEALNKQITEYKQRKRKDRVWLTHDKSQQLS, encoded by the exons ATGTCGCTCACTCTTCCAATGGCCGAGGACCGCGGCCACGCCCTCTCCTGTCGGTCACGCCCACAGCCGCCCCCTCTCCGTACGCTGTTCGGGCCACGCCCCCGCAGTCGAGCAGACGCCATTTCCGCGGCGCCAGCGTGGGCCCCGGGAGTTTCTGGCATGTGGGCCCCGGGCCGCGGGCTGTGGGACCTGGGTCCCGGGCTCAGGGCGCTGCTTGGCCGTTACGATGGCTTCCCCGGCCCGGCTCGAGGCGTGTGTGTGACAGCTGTCTGCTGCGGGAGCAAAAATTTGCTCAAGAAATTCGCTTCGAAAGCCAA gaagaAATTCTGGTACGACGGACCCTCATTGGGGTCACACTTG ACCCACAAACCCTCCAGGCTGGAGGCCCTGATGGGCAGAACCCCTCGGAAGGCCCAAAAGGAAGACCATGTGCGCCTGCGGGCCTTGAACGGCCTTCTCCACAAAGCGCTGGCTGATTTGCTGTGCACACCAGAAGTGAGCCAGGAGGTCTGCGACCTGAACGTGGAACTCTCCAAG GTTTCTGTCTCTGCAGACCTCTCTGCCTGCCGCGTGTACTGGAAGGCAAGTCTCTGCACCACCCAGAACCAGCGCACGGCAGCCATCCTGCAGAGGAGTGCTGCACACGTGAG GCATCTTCTACTGGCCCAGCAGACCCTGCAGAATGTCCCTCCAATCGTGTTCATTCAAGACAAAAAGAGTGCGGTCCTGGCCAAG GTTGATGAGCTGCTAGCAGTGGCTGACTTTGGATCTACAGGTGGACGAGATGATGCCATGCAGGAGGATCTCAG ggacTCTGACTCCCCATCCTATTGCGATACCGCTGCTCCCACCATGCCTTGGAATCTCTGTGGCATCGATCATGAGGCACTCAACAAGCAAATCACCGAGTacaaacagaggaagagaaaggacagGGTATGGCTCACTCATGACAAGAGCCAGCAGCTAAGCTGA